One region of Deltaproteobacteria bacterium genomic DNA includes:
- a CDS encoding NYN domain-containing protein has product MEKSSPKNRISFFIDGFNVYHALEDRKSFHKYKWLDYSSLAKCFIVSKDKIADIYYFSAYTDWDQGKVERHRIFINALKMKGVKIILGKFKLRDKHCRVCFKNYKAHEEKQTDVNISIQLFQNAHNDTFDTAILVTGDSDIIPAVKAIKRTFPMKKIGLLIPIGRRAEELKEECDFHMKMKEKHLRDSQFPDKIIIDHENNLSLDRPLTWI; this is encoded by the coding sequence ATGGAAAAATCCTCCCCCAAAAATCGTATTTCTTTTTTTATCGATGGTTTTAATGTCTACCATGCTCTCGAAGACCGGAAATCCTTCCATAAATATAAATGGCTTGACTATTCCTCTTTGGCTAAATGTTTTATTGTGTCTAAGGATAAGATAGCAGATATTTATTATTTTTCGGCTTATACGGATTGGGATCAAGGTAAGGTGGAGCGTCACCGTATCTTTATTAACGCCTTAAAAATGAAAGGAGTAAAAATTATATTAGGGAAATTCAAGCTGAGAGATAAACACTGCCGGGTTTGCTTTAAAAATTATAAAGCACATGAGGAGAAACAAACAGATGTAAATATTTCCATCCAATTGTTCCAAAATGCCCACAATGACACTTTTGACACGGCCATATTAGTAACTGGGGATAGCGATATTATTCCCGCCGTCAAAGCCATAAAGAGGACCTTCCCAATGAAAAAGATCGGGCTTCTAATCCCTATAGGCCGCCGGGCAGAAGAACTAAAAGAAGAGTGTGACTTTCATATGAAAATGAAAGAGAAGCATCTTAGAGACAGCCAATTCCCCGATAAGATCATCATTGACCACGAAAATAATCTTTCTTTAGATCGCCCTTTAACCTGGATCTGA
- a CDS encoding DUF4935 domain-containing protein — protein sequence MAVPNNIFIDTCIFEQTGFNFESAKLKPFRDALNGMKLTFIDPDPTFRERARHLRERVEEAVKSLEKIEKSLPIITKLEKWPKASSIREWEIRRLVNKSLEEFLKPMKHVKVGYDGIDMHRVMTWFDHGRAPFGKGKKSKEFPDALAVAILDRYAQTNKCEIAVVSRDEDFERACAERTNLLYFSSLAAYLQVYQGESERVKLVQAWFEEKPDSLDEWIADAFVKIDFEIEEGWKGDLNDQQVDEVKITDFYVVAVADKECTVSFEAEVSFTVYADYEDENEMDYAYDGEPVGYLRRKRHIFSTDYTSGLAKVKLDNSASKVEAVIYVDLDIVSTSVSVAE from the coding sequence GTGGCTGTTCCAAACAACATATTCATAGACACGTGTATTTTTGAGCAAACAGGTTTTAACTTCGAATCAGCGAAGCTGAAACCATTCCGTGATGCATTAAATGGGATGAAGTTGACTTTTATTGATCCTGATCCCACTTTTCGTGAGCGAGCCCGCCATTTGCGAGAACGAGTTGAAGAAGCTGTTAAATCCTTGGAGAAAATAGAGAAGAGCCTTCCTATTATCACGAAACTTGAAAAGTGGCCGAAAGCGTCGAGCATTAGAGAGTGGGAAATCCGACGGTTGGTCAACAAGTCGTTGGAGGAATTTCTCAAACCAATGAAGCATGTCAAAGTAGGTTATGACGGGATAGATATGCATAGAGTCATGACTTGGTTTGACCATGGCCGGGCACCTTTTGGAAAGGGTAAGAAAAGCAAAGAGTTCCCTGATGCATTAGCTGTAGCTATACTTGATCGTTATGCGCAAACAAACAAGTGCGAGATTGCCGTAGTCTCGAGAGACGAAGATTTTGAGCGCGCATGTGCAGAAAGAACAAACCTTTTATATTTCTCTTCTCTTGCTGCGTATCTTCAAGTTTACCAAGGGGAATCTGAACGAGTAAAGCTTGTACAAGCATGGTTTGAGGAAAAGCCAGATTCCCTTGATGAATGGATTGCTGATGCATTTGTCAAAATCGACTTTGAAATTGAAGAGGGTTGGAAAGGTGATTTAAACGACCAACAAGTTGACGAAGTAAAAATAACTGATTTTTATGTGGTTGCTGTTGCTGACAAAGAGTGCACCGTTTCATTTGAAGCCGAAGTAAGCTTTACAGTGTATGCTGATTATGAAGACGAAAATGAGATGGACTACGCATATGATGGAGAGCCTGTAGGGTATCTTCGCAGAAAAAGGCATATTTTTTCCACTGATTACACATCAGGGCTTGCAAAAGTAAAACTCGATAATTCCGCCTCCAAGGTGGAAGCCGTTATTTATGTCGATCTTGATATAGTTTCAACTTCTGTATCAGTCGCCGAATAG
- a CDS encoding helix-turn-helix domain-containing protein: MGKKNQSTNAVEILHRRYIRDDAGRKASLQAERVNAEVAQMIYDLRQETGMTQKELADLVGTTQSVISRLEDADYNGHSLSMLSRIAKALNKHLTVHVTSEDEQRQTIQYVFREVMKGLRLRFGLSPDQIAQKTEIDKRDILSMERSINYRPTPLILHKLSKFYGISQRKLAALAGAIKEIPPEFQAEASRFAAKSESFSNLTDEEKVTLDEFVKFLKDERKKIA, translated from the coding sequence ATGGGGAAAAAGAACCAATCAACGAATGCTGTTGAAATTCTGCACCGGCGCTACATAAGAGACGACGCAGGAAGAAAGGCTTCACTACAAGCCGAAAGGGTCAATGCCGAGGTCGCCCAGATGATCTATGATCTGCGCCAGGAAACCGGTATGACCCAAAAAGAACTTGCCGATTTGGTCGGCACAACGCAGTCGGTAATCAGCCGCCTGGAAGACGCGGATTATAACGGCCATTCATTATCAATGCTGAGCCGTATAGCCAAAGCGCTGAATAAGCACCTTACAGTCCACGTGACATCGGAAGACGAACAGCGGCAGACCATTCAGTACGTGTTTCGTGAAGTCATGAAAGGATTGAGACTCAGGTTCGGTCTGTCACCGGATCAGATCGCCCAAAAGACGGAAATAGACAAAAGAGATATCCTTTCTATGGAACGAAGCATCAATTATCGTCCGACTCCGTTGATCTTACATAAATTAAGCAAATTCTATGGAATATCTCAGCGCAAACTTGCTGCGCTGGCCGGGGCGATCAAAGAAATCCCGCCGGAGTTTCAGGCAGAGGCGTCAAGGTTTGCCGCGAAATCAGAGTCATTTTCCAATCTGACGGATGAGGAGAAAGTGACACTTGATGAATTTGTAAAATTCCTTAAAGATGAGAGAAAAAAAATTGCCTGA